In a single window of the Gossypium hirsutum isolate 1008001.06 chromosome D02, Gossypium_hirsutum_v2.1, whole genome shotgun sequence genome:
- the LOC107927939 gene encoding polyadenylate-binding protein RBP47B, whose product MQSTNGSDLSSKHQKQQPPPPPQPQQPQWMPNQWMGAMQYPAAAMAMMQQQQMMMMYPPHHYMAYNNPHFHYQQQYQQQQLHKQQQGSNSDEVKTIWVGDLLHWMDETYLHSFFSQSGEVSSIKIIRNKQTGQSEGYGFVEFSSRATAEKVLQSCNGSLMPNTEQPFHLNWASFGVNERRSDAGSDLSIFVGDLAADVTDTVLHETFSSKFQSVKGAKVVIDSNTGRSKGYGFVRFGDENERSRAMTEMNGVYCSSRPMRISVATPKKAFGYQQQYYSQGRQASNGAVEQGLHSHNDSNNATIFVGGLDSDVSDDDLRQPFSQFGEIISVKIPPGKGCGFVLFANRKDAEEAIQSLNGTTIGKQTVRLSWGRSIGNKQRRADSGNQWNGGYYRRQGYGGYGYGYGATPPSPGPSMYAAAAAVPSAS is encoded by the exons ATGCAGTCAACCAACGGTTCTGATCTGAGCTCAAAGCACCAAAAACAGCAGCCCCCACCGCCGCCGCAGCCACAGCAGCCTCAATGGATGCCGAACCAATGGATGGGAGCTATGCAATACCCGGCGGCTGCTATGGCAATGATGCAACAACAACAGATGATGATGATGTATCCTCCTCATCATTACATGGCTTATAATAACCCTCATTTTCATTATCAACAACAGTATCAACAACAACAGTTGCATAAACAACAACAAGGATCTAATTCAGATGAGGTTAAAACGATCTGGGTTGGTGACCTTCTTCATTGGATGGATGAAACTTATCTTCATAGTTTCTTCTCTCAATCTGGCGAG GTTTCGTCTATAAAAATCATACGAAATAAGCAAACCGGACAGTCTGAAGGGTACGGATTCGTGGAGTTTAGCTCTCGAGCAACGGCTGAAAAGGTTTTACAGAGCTGTAATGGTTCTCTGATGCCAAATACAGAGCAGCCTTTCCATCTGAACTGGGCCTCGTTCGGTGTGAACGAAAGACGATCTGATGCTGGCTCTGATCTGTCTATATTCGTAGGAGATTTGGCTGCCGATGTAACTGATACGGTGTTGCATGAAACCTTTTCTAGTAAATTTCAATCGGTCAAAGGAGCAAAAGTTGTTATCGATTCGAATACCGGTCGTTCGAAAGGTTATGGTTTCGTTCGATTCGGTGATGAAAATGAAAGGTCGAGGGCCATGACTGAAATGAATGGAGTGTATTGCTCGAGTAGACCAATGAGGATTAGTGTTGCCACTCCCAAGAAAGCATTTGGATATCAGCAACAGTATTACTCACAAG GTAGACAAGCATCGAATGGTGCTGTGGAACAAGGTCTTCATTCTCATAATGACTCGAACAATGCTACT ATTTTTGTTGGAGGACTTGACTCGGATGTTAGTGATGATGATCTTAGACAACCCTTTTCCCAGTTTGGTGAGATCATCTCTGTGAAAATACCGCCTGGAAAAGGATGTGGGTTTGTGCTATTTGCAAACAG GAAGGACGCTGAGGAAGCAATCCAGAGCTTGAACGGAACAACCATAGGCAAGCAGACCGTCCGACTTTCTTGGGGTCGAAGTATTGGAAACAAACAG CGGAGAGCTGATTCTGGAAACCAGTGGAATGGAGGTTATTATCGACGGCAAGGCTATGGTGGTTATGGTTACGGTTACGGTGCAACTCCACCAAGTCCGGGTCCTAGCATGTACGCTGCTGCAGCTGCCGTTCCTAGTGCTTCTTAA